The proteins below come from a single Miscanthus floridulus cultivar M001 chromosome 1, ASM1932011v1, whole genome shotgun sequence genomic window:
- the LOC136464577 gene encoding uncharacterized protein, with amino-acid sequence MTRSTAATAVACLVLAFLLLPLAAEYVKYKDAKQPINERVQDLLSRMTLEEKIGQMSQIERANATAEVIEKYFVGSVLSGGGSVPAEKASASVWQKMVTKMQKAALKTRLGIPIIYGIDAVHGNNDVYNATIFPHNVGLGATRDPHLVKRIGEATAHETRATGIPYTFAPCVAVCRDPRWGRCYESFSEDTRLVQLMTSNMVTGLQGDVPAKHPKGVPFVGGSKKVAGCAKHFVGDGGTTRGINENNTVLSFHDLMRIHMPPYDNAVIKGISSIMISYSSWNGVKMHENKFLITETLKNKMDFRGFVITDWQAVDRITNPPHQHYYHSIKETIHAGIDMVMIPYDYPEFVADLVKQVKQGQIMLDRINDAVSRILRVKFTMGLFEDPLPDPRLTKELSAQEHRALAREAVRKSLVLLKNSKKGQTKPMLPLDKKAKKILVAGSHAHDLGSQCGGWTITWQGESGNNLTGVGTTILEAIKKAVDKKTTVDYVERPDKDDLSKSANDYEYAVVAVGEPPYAETAGDNKNLTIPSPGPEVIKDVCGLVKCVVLVVSGRPLVLQPYVDYMDALVAAWLPGTEAQGITDVLFGDYGFTGKLPRTWFKSVDQLPMNYGDKRYDALFPFGFGLTTKAAGHN; translated from the exons ATGACGCGCTCGACGGCGGCCACGGCGGTCGCGTGCCTAGTCCTCGCTTTCCTCCTCCTGCCGTTGGCGGCGGAGTACGTCAAGTACAAGGACGCGAAGCAGCCCATCAATGAACGCGTGCAGGACCTCCTCAGCCGGATGACGCTGGAGGAGAAGATAGGCCAGATGTCGCAGATCGAGAGGGCCAACGCGACCGCCGAAGTCATCGAGAAGTACTTCGTTG GTAGCGTcctcagcggcggcggcagcgtgcCGGCGGAGAAGGCATCGGCGTCAGTGTGGCAGAAGATGGTGACCAAGATGCAGAAGGCGGCGCTCAAGACCCGGCTCGGCATCCCCATCATCTACGGCATCGACGCGGTGCACGGCAACAACGACGTGTACAACGCCACCATCTTCCCCCACAACGTTGGCCTCGGCGCCACCAGGGACCCCCATCTCGTGAAGCGGATCGGGGAGGCCACGGCGCACGAGACCAGGGCCACCGGCATCCCCTACACTTTCGCGCCATGCGTCGCG GTGTGCCGCGACCCGAGGTGGGGTCGGTGCTACGAGAGCTTCAGCGAGGACACGAGGCTGGTGCAGCTCATGACCTCCAACATGGTGACCGGCCTGCAGGGCGACGTCCCCGCGAAGCACCCCAAGGGCGTCCCCTTCGTGGGCGGGTCCAAGAAGGTGGCCGGGTGCGCCAAGCACTTCGTCGGCGACGGCGGCACCACCCGGGGCATCAACGAGAACAACACGGTGCTGAGCTTCCACGACCTGATGCGGATCCACATGCCGCCCTACGACAACGCCGTCATCAAGGGCATCTCCTCCATCATGATCTCCTACTCCAGCTGGAACGGGGTCAAGATGCATGAGAACAAGTTCCTCATCACCGAGACGCTCAAGAACAAGATGGACTTCAGG GGCTTTGTGATCACGGACTGGCAGGCCGTGGACCGCATCACGAACCCGCCGCACCAGCACTACTACCACTCCATCAAGGAGACGATCCACGCCGGCATCGACATGGTGATGATCCCGTACGACTACCCGGAGTTCGTCGCCGACCTGGTCAAGCAGGTGAAGCAGGGGCAGATCATGCTGGACCGCATCAACGACGCCGTCAGCCGGATCCTCCGGGTCAAGTTCACCATGGGCCTCTTCGAGGACCCGCTCCCGGACCCCCGCCTCACCAAGGAGCTCAGTGCGCAGGAACACCGGGCGCTCGCGCGGGAGGCCGTCCGCAAGTCGCTCGTGCTGCTCAAGAACAGCAAGAAGGGGCAGACCAAGCCGATGCTGCCGCTCGACAAGAAGGCCAAGAAGATCCTCGTCGCCGGCAGCCACGCCCACGACCTGGGCAGCCAGTGCGGCGGCTGGACCATCACGTGGCAGGGCGAGAGCGGCAACAACCTCACCGGCGTCGGCACCACGATCCTGGAGGCCATCAAGAAGGCGGTGGACAAGAAGACGACGGTAGACTACGTGGAGCGCCCGGACAAGGACGACCTGAGCAAGAGCGCCAACGACTACGAGTACGCCGTGGTGGCGGTGGGCGAGCCGCCATACGCCGAGACGGCCGGCGACAACAAGAACCTGACCATCCCGTCGCCGGGGCCCGAGGTGATCAAGGACGTGTGCGGCCTCGTCAAGTGCGTCGTGCTCGTCGTGTCGGGGCGCCCGCTCGTGCTGCAGCCGTACGTGGACTACATGGACGCGCTCGTCGCGGCCTGGCTGCCCGGCACGGAGGCGCAGGGCATCACCGACGTGCTGTTCGGGGACTACGGGTTCACGGGGAAGCTGCCGCGGACGTGGTTCAAGTCCGTGGACCAGCTGCCCATGAACTACGGCGACAAGCGGTACGACGCGCTGTTCCCGTTCGGATtcgggctcaccaccaaggccgCGGGGCACAATTAG
- the LOC136464659 gene encoding ammonium transporter 2 member 5-like produces MATEAAPEWLDKGDNAWQLAAATLVGLQSVPGLVILYGSIVKKKWAVNSAFMALYAFAATFVCWCLWAFRMSFGDRLLPFVGRPDLAALDQAFLTQQGFAGAYPAATLLFFQFVFAAITLILVAGSLLGRVNFRAWMLFVPLWLTFSYTIGAFSLWSPNGFLFKAGVMDFAGGYVIHLSSGIAGFTAAYWVGPRTAKDRESFPPNNILLTLAGAGLLWMGWTGFNGGAPYAANIDASLAVVNTHFCTATSLLVWLCLDCFVFGRPSVIGAVQGMITGLVCITPAAGLVQGWAAMLMGVVSGSVPWCTMMVLHKRSRFLKRVDDTLAVLHTHGVAGSLGGVLTGVLAEPRLSRLFFGDDPRYVGLVYALKDGRAAAGFRQVGVQLAGIAFVVALNVAVTSAVCLVVGLLVPLRLSEEQLAAGDDAIHGEDAYAVWGDGETYEQSVHGNHSYPMTSNPMASKADEMI; encoded by the exons ATGGCGACGGAGGCGGCGCCGGAGTGGCTTGACAAGGGCGACAACGCATGGCAGCTGGCGGCGGCGACGCTGGTGGGGCTGCAGAGCGTGCCGGGGCTGGTCATCCTCTACGGCAGCATCGTCAAGAAGAAGTGGGCCGTCAACTCGGCCTTTATGGCGCTCTACGCCTTCGCCGCCACCTTCGTCTGCTGGTGCCTCTGGGCCTTCCGCATGTCATTCGGCGACCGCCTCCTCCCCTTCGTCGGCCGCCCCGACCTCGCCGCGCTCGACCAGGCCTTCCTCACCCAGCAGGGCTTCGCCGGCGCCTACCCGGCGGCAACGCTCCTCTTCTTCCAGTTCGTCTTCGCCGCCATCACGCTCATCCTCGTCGCCGGCTCGCTTCTCGGCCGCGTCAACTTCCGGGCGTGGATGCTCTTCGTGCCGCTCTGGCTCACCTTCTCTTACACCATTGGGGCGTTCAGCCTCTGGAGCCCCAACGGGTTCCTTTTCAAGGCCGGTGTCATGGACTTCGCCGGCGGATACGTCATCCACCTTTCCTCCGGCATCGCCGGCTTCACCGCCGCCTACTGG GTGGGTCCGAGGACGGCCAAGGACAGGGAGTCGTTCCCGCCGAACAACATCCTCCTGACGCTCGCCGGCGCGGGTCTGCTGTGGATGGGGTGGACGGGCTTCAACGGCGGCGCGCCGTACGCCGCCAACATCGACGCGTCGCTCGCCGTCGTGAACACGCACTTCTGCACGGCCACCAGCCTCCTGGTCTGGCTCTGCCTCGACTGCTTCGTGTTCGGGCGCCCCTCCGTCATCGGCGCCGTCCAGGGCATGATCACCGGGCTCGTGTGCATCACCCCGGCCGCGGGGCTGGTGCAGGGCTGGGCCGCGATGCTCATGGGCGTCGTCTCCGGGAGCGTGCCGTGGTGCACCATGATGGTGCTGCACAAGCGGAGCCGGTTCCTGAAGCGCGTCGACGACACGCTCGCCGTGCTCCACACGCACGGCGTGGCGGGGAGCCTCGGCGGCGTCCTGACGGGGGTCCTCGCGGAGCCGCGGCTCAGCCGCCTCTTCTTCGGCGACGACCCCCGGTACGTGGGCCTCGTGTACGCACTCAAGGACGGCCGCGCCGCCGCGGGGTTCCGGCAGGTGGGCGTGCAGCTGGCCGGGATCGCCTTCGTCGTGGCGCTCAACGTCGCCGTGACGAGCGCGGTGTGCCTCGTCGTCGGGCTGCTCGTGCCTCTACGGCTCAGCGAGGAGCAGCTGGCCGCCGGCGACGACGCCATCCACGGGGAGGACGCGTACGCGGTGTGGGGAGATGGCGAGACGTACGAGCAGTCGGTGCACGGAAACCATTCGTACCCCATGACGTCCAATCCCATGGCGTCCAAAGCCGACGAGATGATATGA